The following coding sequences are from one Psychrobacter sp. AH5 window:
- a CDS encoding YsnF/AvaK domain-containing protein, producing MSIDANNPLSNNNDHKKIEDHASEHKLPAPDASTAGANTENNMNADQTINTSAAATINKGSGYLELLEERPVINKERLDVGKVTVTKHSRKRLIDVPIELVEEYITVTTAYHDDKSQDLLSGRFDEADILRHVEPSLDSKAVVTINGKQVEIGDAPVEIVLSRQVATITKDTYAVQEIDISKTTHTHTDTIQVELKHEELDVSEEGFLEHENLSSTKGTNK from the coding sequence ATGAGCATTGATGCTAATAACCCTCTAAGTAATAACAATGATCACAAAAAAATAGAAGATCATGCAAGCGAGCATAAACTGCCTGCCCCTGATGCTTCTACTGCAGGTGCTAATACAGAAAACAATATGAACGCTGATCAAACTATCAATACCTCAGCAGCAGCCACTATAAATAAGGGTAGCGGTTATTTGGAGCTATTAGAGGAGCGTCCAGTCATTAATAAAGAGCGCTTAGATGTGGGTAAAGTCACTGTCACTAAGCATAGCCGTAAAAGATTGATCGACGTACCTATTGAGCTGGTTGAAGAATACATTACCGTTACTACTGCTTATCATGATGATAAAAGTCAGGATTTGCTCTCAGGTAGATTTGATGAAGCTGACATATTGCGTCATGTTGAGCCCTCTTTGGATAGTAAAGCGGTAGTCACTATCAATGGTAAGCAAGTTGAGATTGGCGATGCGCCAGTGGAGATTGTACTCTCAAGACAAGTAGCAACTATTACCAAAGACACGTATGCGGTTCAAGAGATTGACATTAGTAAGACCACTCATACTCATACCGATACCATTCAAGTTGAGTTAAAACATGAAGAGCTTGATGTTAGTGAAGAAGGGTTTTTGGAACATGAGAATTTGAGCAGTACTAAAGGTACGAATAAATAG
- a CDS encoding PRC and DUF2382 domain-containing protein yields the protein MSQLIRLQDIQATHRDLIGDDYYDPTGKTAYGVNEDKIGKIEGALVEDTTGRIRYLIVDAGGWFSSKEVLVPAGLARIVGDDVFFDSLTKSQVEAMEVYDHDYQYSYKEQYEKDRQTFIADTVPTEERMEIAETHYDAPNTLELLEERLTVNKDRIVAGLVKVGKHVVTEERNVNVELEEEHANIQRTNVDRVSDRKIGDMGANETVEVELEAERARVGKETYVTEEVSVGKTTERHTETIVETIQREELDVNDDGHVVDREGNLYGRDDITAEDVRRARGM from the coding sequence ATGAGCCAACTAATACGTTTACAAGATATTCAAGCCACTCACCGCGACCTAATTGGTGATGACTATTATGACCCAACAGGCAAAACCGCTTATGGTGTCAATGAAGACAAAATCGGTAAAATCGAAGGCGCTTTGGTAGAAGATACTACTGGCCGTATTCGTTATTTGATTGTTGATGCTGGCGGTTGGTTCAGCTCAAAAGAAGTGCTAGTACCCGCTGGCCTTGCACGTATCGTTGGTGATGATGTGTTCTTTGATAGCCTGACTAAGTCGCAAGTAGAAGCTATGGAAGTTTATGATCATGATTATCAGTACAGCTATAAAGAGCAGTATGAAAAAGATCGTCAAACCTTTATAGCCGATACTGTTCCTACCGAAGAGCGTATGGAGATTGCTGAGACTCACTACGACGCACCAAACACTCTAGAATTACTAGAAGAGCGTCTAACGGTAAATAAAGACCGTATCGTAGCAGGTCTCGTAAAAGTCGGTAAGCACGTTGTAACCGAAGAGCGTAATGTCAATGTAGAGCTAGAAGAAGAGCATGCCAACATTCAACGTACCAATGTAGACCGTGTCTCTGACCGCAAAATCGGCGATATGGGTGCTAACGAGACAGTAGAAGTTGAGCTAGAAGCAGAACGTGCTCGCGTTGGTAAAGAGACTTATGTCACCGAAGAAGTCAGCGTAGGCAAAACTACTGAGCGTCATACTGAAACTATCGTTGAGACCATTCAGCGTGAAGAGTTAGACGTTAATGATGATGGCCATGTCGTTGACCGCGAAGGTAATCTATATGGACGTGATGATATCACCGCAGAAGATGTACGCCGTGCTCGTGGTATGTAA
- a CDS encoding thiolase family protein, which produces MSNDAIVIVNGARTPMGGFQGALKDVSATELGAAAIKAAVERSGVSADSVDEVIMGCILTAGLGQGPARQAMRKAGLPDSVGAVTINKLCGSGLKAVMQAYEGIKAGSFDVAVAGGMESMTNAPYIMPGARGGYRMGHKEVKDHMFLDGLEDADTGKLMGQFAQEMADEKGYTREQMDDFAIESLNRALTAIKDGHFDDEITPVTFETRKGEQTVDTDEEPGLANAERIPTLRPAFAKDGTITAANASSISDGGAAVVVMRESQAQSEGLAFQARIIATASNSRHPSEFTIAPIGAIEKVLDKAGWSVADVDLWEINEAFAMVTMAAMDELAIDHSKVNVEGGACALGHPVGCSGARILITLIHSLKRTGGKKGVATLCIGGGEAVAVAIELP; this is translated from the coding sequence ATGTCAAATGATGCAATCGTAATCGTTAATGGCGCACGTACGCCTATGGGCGGCTTTCAAGGTGCGCTAAAAGACGTTAGTGCTACTGAGCTTGGTGCTGCGGCTATCAAGGCTGCTGTTGAGCGCTCTGGTGTCAGCGCGGATAGTGTGGATGAAGTCATTATGGGCTGCATCTTGACGGCAGGTCTTGGTCAAGGCCCAGCTCGTCAGGCTATGCGCAAAGCTGGTCTGCCAGATAGCGTGGGCGCGGTCACTATCAATAAGCTCTGTGGTTCTGGTCTAAAAGCGGTGATGCAAGCTTATGAGGGTATCAAAGCCGGTAGCTTCGATGTCGCAGTCGCAGGCGGTATGGAATCGATGACTAATGCGCCTTATATCATGCCAGGCGCACGCGGTGGCTACCGCATGGGACATAAAGAGGTCAAAGATCACATGTTCTTAGATGGCCTAGAAGATGCTGATACTGGCAAACTGATGGGACAATTCGCGCAAGAGATGGCAGATGAAAAGGGCTATACTCGCGAGCAAATGGATGACTTCGCTATTGAGTCGCTCAATCGTGCGCTTACTGCCATCAAAGACGGCCATTTTGATGATGAGATTACTCCAGTTACCTTTGAGACCCGTAAAGGCGAGCAAACGGTCGATACCGATGAAGAGCCAGGCTTAGCTAATGCTGAGCGTATTCCTACCCTACGTCCTGCTTTTGCCAAAGACGGCACTATCACTGCTGCTAACGCCAGCTCAATCTCAGATGGCGGCGCGGCAGTCGTCGTAATGAGAGAGTCGCAAGCCCAATCAGAGGGCTTAGCGTTTCAAGCGCGTATTATCGCTACTGCCTCGAACTCACGTCATCCTAGCGAGTTTACTATCGCACCGATAGGAGCTATTGAGAAGGTATTGGACAAAGCAGGCTGGTCGGTCGCTGATGTCGATCTTTGGGAGATTAACGAAGCTTTTGCTATGGTGACGATGGCGGCGATGGACGAATTAGCTATTGATCATAGTAAAGTAAACGTTGAGGGTGGTGCCTGCGCTCTTGGTCATCCAGTGGGATGTTCAGGTGCCCGTATTTTGATTACTTTGATCCACTCATTGAAGCGCACGGGCGGCAAAAAAGGCGTCGCTACTTTATGCATCGGCGGCGGAGAAGCGGTAGCAGTAGCAATTGAGCTGCCTTAA
- a CDS encoding homoserine dehydrogenase, which translates to MSKSIKLAILGLGTVGTGVVHLINDNLGELKRRSGRDIMITEVGTRRKRDDIDSSIIQNSDLMAVAASDNVDIVIEVIGGTTLAKDVIMQAIKNGKHVVTANKALLAEHGNEIFAAAEANNVHVAYEAAVAGGIPIIKVMREALAANKIDWLAGIINGTGNFIMTEMRDKGRPFADVLTEAQELGYAEADPTFDVEGIDAAHKLALLASIAFGIPLQFDKVYCEGITDITLQDVSYAEELGYRIKHVGFAVRRDGNGAEDNAGIELRVHPTLIPQDALLANVNGVKNAVLVNSHPLGQTLYYGDGAGAGATASAVMADVMDLVRVLGSTANGDNGHHVPHLSFQPEQLSDTPILRAEQMTTGYYLRVHAFDNPGVLADITRILSDAGINIDAILQKPAHKVGQVPVIILTLPVVESQMNLAIEKIEKLEAITGKVVRIRLDELA; encoded by the coding sequence GTGAGTAAATCCATCAAACTAGCGATACTTGGCCTTGGTACCGTCGGTACTGGCGTGGTCCATTTAATAAATGACAATTTAGGCGAGCTTAAGCGTCGTAGCGGACGCGATATTATGATCACCGAAGTCGGCACCCGTCGTAAGCGTGATGATATCGATTCCAGTATTATTCAAAACTCCGATTTAATGGCCGTAGCGGCAAGCGATAATGTCGATATCGTCATCGAGGTGATTGGCGGCACTACTCTGGCAAAAGACGTCATCATGCAAGCCATCAAAAATGGCAAACATGTCGTTACTGCTAATAAAGCGCTATTGGCTGAGCATGGTAACGAGATTTTTGCGGCCGCAGAAGCCAATAACGTCCATGTCGCTTATGAGGCGGCGGTCGCAGGCGGCATTCCTATTATCAAAGTGATGCGTGAAGCCTTAGCCGCTAACAAAATCGACTGGCTAGCAGGTATCATCAATGGAACGGGCAACTTCATCATGACCGAGATGCGTGATAAAGGTCGTCCTTTTGCTGATGTGCTAACAGAGGCGCAAGAGCTTGGTTATGCTGAAGCTGACCCAACTTTTGATGTTGAGGGTATCGATGCTGCTCATAAGCTTGCGCTATTAGCCTCTATTGCTTTTGGGATTCCGCTACAGTTTGACAAAGTTTATTGTGAAGGTATTACTGATATCACTTTACAAGACGTCAGTTATGCAGAAGAGCTTGGCTACCGTATTAAGCACGTAGGCTTTGCGGTGCGTCGTGATGGCAATGGCGCTGAGGATAATGCCGGTATTGAGCTGCGTGTCCACCCCACTCTTATTCCACAAGACGCGCTACTAGCTAACGTCAATGGCGTAAAAAACGCTGTACTCGTTAATTCGCACCCGCTTGGTCAAACGCTTTATTATGGTGATGGCGCAGGCGCAGGTGCCACTGCTTCTGCGGTGATGGCGGATGTCATGGATTTGGTAAGGGTTCTGGGTAGCACCGCTAATGGCGATAATGGTCATCATGTGCCGCATTTATCTTTTCAGCCGGAGCAATTGTCTGACACGCCGATATTACGCGCCGAGCAAATGACTACCGGCTATTATCTGCGCGTCCATGCTTTTGATAATCCAGGGGTGCTTGCCGATATCACTCGTATCTTAAGCGATGCTGGTATCAATATCGATGCTATTTTACAAAAACCGGCGCATAAAGTTGGTCAAGTGCCGGTTATTATTCTGACGCTGCCTGTGGTTGAGAGTCAGATGAATTTAGCTATTGAAAAGATTGAAAAACTAGAAGCTATCACTGGTAAAGTGGTGCGTATTCGCTTGGATGAGTTGGCTTAA
- a CDS encoding DsbC family protein, whose product MSFFQSFNLNGLNKRFAHSKLTKAVASTLLIVVAVGCSNNAADATNTEVVSNKQTVASTNVSVADNDASVVKALQANLAASGIEETITSAVPTDMEGIYWVSAQGLPSFFTDKSGKHIIQGQIVSVGGAEPIDISANLVAHSAKQALESVDKKDMVIFPATGATKSVVYAFTDVDCGYCRKLHEEIADINGRGIEVRYLAWPRSPESVPKMEAIWCSQDRNAAMTQGKMGAEVQAPSCANPVQEQMALGASLGVRGTPAIFTESGHQVGGYLPAAELEQAINAYK is encoded by the coding sequence ATGTCTTTCTTCCAATCTTTTAACCTCAACGGCCTTAACAAAAGATTTGCTCATAGTAAATTAACTAAAGCGGTAGCAAGTACGCTATTAATAGTAGTAGCGGTTGGCTGCTCAAACAACGCCGCCGATGCTACCAATACCGAAGTTGTCAGTAATAAGCAAACCGTAGCCTCAACTAATGTCTCGGTAGCAGACAATGATGCTAGCGTAGTCAAAGCCTTGCAAGCTAATTTAGCCGCTTCTGGTATCGAAGAGACTATTACCTCGGCCGTTCCGACGGATATGGAGGGTATCTATTGGGTGAGCGCTCAAGGGTTGCCTTCTTTTTTTACCGATAAAAGTGGCAAGCATATCATTCAAGGTCAGATCGTCAGTGTCGGCGGCGCAGAACCTATCGATATCAGCGCCAACTTAGTCGCGCACTCGGCAAAGCAGGCGCTGGAGAGCGTAGATAAAAAAGATATGGTTATTTTTCCAGCGACAGGGGCGACTAAATCTGTCGTCTATGCCTTTACTGATGTCGACTGTGGCTACTGCCGTAAATTGCATGAAGAGATTGCCGATATCAACGGGCGTGGTATCGAGGTTCGCTATTTGGCGTGGCCGCGTAGTCCAGAATCAGTACCCAAAATGGAAGCTATTTGGTGTAGTCAAGATCGTAACGCGGCGATGACTCAAGGCAAAATGGGAGCTGAGGTACAAGCTCCTAGCTGCGCAAATCCCGTACAAGAGCAAATGGCTTTAGGAGCTAGCTTGGGAGTGCGCGGTACGCCTGCTATTTTTACCGAGTCAGGTCATCAAGTCGGCGGCTACTTGCCAGCGGCGGAGTTAGAACAAGCTATCAACGCTTACAAATAA